A stretch of Vigna angularis cultivar LongXiaoDou No.4 chromosome 4, ASM1680809v1, whole genome shotgun sequence DNA encodes these proteins:
- the LOC108332186 gene encoding V-type proton ATPase 16 kDa proteolipid subunit, which produces MAGFSGDETAPFFGFLGAAAALVFSCMGAAYGTAKSGVGVASMGVMRPELVMKSIVPVVMAGVLGIYGLIIAVIISTGINPKAKSYYLFDGYAHLSSGLACGLAGLSAGMAIGIVGDAGVRANAQQPKLFVGMILILIFAEALALYGLIVGIILSSRAGQSRAD; this is translated from the exons ATGGCTGGTTTCAGCGGTGATGAAACGGCACCGTTTTTCGGCTTCCTCGGAGCCGCAGCTGCCCTCGTATTCTCCT GTATGGGAGCTGCCTATGGCACAGCAAAGAGTGGTGTGGGCGTGGCTTCCATGGGTGTGATGAGACCGGAGCTAGTGATGAAGTCCATTGTTCCTGTTGTTATGGCTGGAGTTTTGGGTATTTATGGCCTTATTATTGCTGTTATTATTAGTACCGGTATTAATCCCAAGGCCAAATCTTATTACCTCTTTGATGGTTACGCACATCTCTCCTCTGGTCTTGCCTGTGGCTTGGCTGGGCTTTCTGCTGGCATGGCTATTGGTATTGTTGGTGATGCTGGTGTAAG AGCCAATGCACAACAACCAAAACTTTTTGTTGGAATGATTCTCATCCTCATTTTTGCCGAAGCTCTTGCCCTTTATGGTCTCATTGTCGGTATTATCCTGTCTTCTCGTGCTGGCCAGTCTAGAGCCGACTAA